From a single Chitinophaga sp. Cy-1792 genomic region:
- a CDS encoding nucleotide sugar dehydrogenase — protein sequence MEYKIAIIGLGYVGLPLAIEFAKKYDVLGFDINESRVEELSVGKDHTLEADLDSLNLVLEKRKTENNCGLRLSAKPEDLKAYNIFIVTVPTPINQFKTPDLQPLLSASKTIGGILKKGDIVIYESTVYPGCTEEDCVPVLQKVSGLKFNEDFFCGYSPERINPGDKVNTLTKIKKVTSGSTPEIATIVDNLYKSIITAGTHLAPNIKVAEASKAIENAQRDINISFVNELALIFDRIGIDTTDVIEAAATKWNFLKYKPGLVGGHCIGVDPYYLAHKAEHLGYHPQVILSGRRVNDNMGMFVANKVVKLLIKKGHKVDSARVLILGITFKENCPDIRNSRVIDIYKELKQFDIEVDVYDSYANAEEVHKEYNIRLVKDIDNKYDGVILAVAHDEFKQLDYKHLRNGHDAVIFDTKAFLDRELVDGRL from the coding sequence ATGGAATATAAAATCGCCATAATTGGATTAGGTTATGTAGGCCTGCCCCTGGCAATTGAATTTGCAAAAAAATATGACGTACTTGGTTTCGACATTAATGAAAGTAGAGTAGAAGAACTTTCAGTTGGCAAGGACCATACTTTAGAAGCTGACCTTGATAGTCTTAACCTTGTATTGGAAAAAAGAAAAACTGAAAACAATTGTGGATTAAGATTATCCGCGAAACCGGAAGACCTTAAAGCATATAATATCTTTATTGTAACTGTCCCTACCCCAATTAATCAGTTTAAAACGCCTGATCTTCAACCACTGCTTTCTGCATCAAAAACAATTGGTGGGATCCTTAAAAAAGGTGATATCGTTATCTATGAATCAACTGTATACCCGGGATGTACTGAAGAAGACTGCGTACCGGTTCTGCAAAAAGTGTCAGGCCTGAAATTCAATGAGGATTTCTTCTGTGGTTACTCTCCGGAAAGAATTAATCCAGGGGATAAAGTAAATACGCTTACCAAGATTAAGAAAGTAACATCAGGCTCTACCCCTGAAATAGCAACGATTGTAGACAACCTCTATAAATCCATTATTACAGCAGGTACACACCTGGCTCCCAATATCAAAGTAGCAGAAGCTTCCAAAGCAATTGAGAATGCACAACGTGATATCAATATCAGTTTTGTAAATGAGCTGGCACTCATCTTCGACAGAATAGGTATTGATACTACTGATGTTATTGAAGCCGCAGCTACCAAATGGAATTTTCTGAAATATAAGCCGGGATTGGTAGGTGGACACTGTATCGGTGTAGACCCTTACTATCTTGCCCATAAAGCTGAACATCTGGGATATCATCCACAGGTAATTTTATCCGGCAGACGTGTGAATGACAATATGGGGATGTTTGTTGCCAATAAAGTGGTAAAACTTCTCATCAAGAAAGGACATAAAGTAGATAGTGCCCGTGTACTTATTCTTGGAATTACCTTTAAGGAAAACTGCCCGGATATCAGAAATTCCAGGGTAATTGATATCTATAAAGAATTAAAACAATTCGATATAGAAGTGGATGTGTACGACAGTTATGCCAATGCAGAGGAAGTACATAAAGAATATAATATCAGACTGGTTAAAGATATCGACAATAAATATGATGGTGTGATACTTGCTGTTGCCCATGATGAATTTAAACAGCTGGATTATAAGCATTTGAGAAACGGCCATGATGCCGTAATCTTTGATACCAAAGCATTCCTTGATCGTGAACTCGTAGATGGCAGATTATAA
- a CDS encoding lipopolysaccharide biosynthesis protein has product MFNTTGNTSQETMASGEITLKDLILKIKGFVSYLIGKWLIIGLVGIAGAGAGVLFAFFSNPKYTGEMTFIMEEPKGGGLSAYAGIASQFGIDLGGMSGGSGLFSGDNILGFLKSRLMVEKALLYPFDSTHPKKSLADEYIEAYKLHDKWSSKPGLKDIQLPANSDRKKFTPVQDSIMNVLYNQLLKENLDISKPDKKVNIISAKCTSRSELFSLLFVQGLVREAIDFYVTTRTQRSKATVDRLQAKADSVEFLLNRKSYAAAAQQDLNMNPARRVASVPTEVFTRDKMVLQTIYGEVVKNLEMSKMAMSQETPIIQIIDIPNRPLEKVKTGKAKSLIIGGIVGAMLAIAFLTVRRMLQEIMK; this is encoded by the coding sequence ATGTTTAACACTACAGGCAACACATCTCAGGAAACAATGGCTTCCGGTGAAATTACCCTGAAAGACCTGATTCTTAAAATTAAAGGTTTTGTTAGCTATCTTATTGGAAAATGGTTAATAATAGGATTAGTTGGGATTGCAGGTGCAGGAGCGGGCGTTTTATTTGCATTTTTCAGTAACCCCAAATATACCGGTGAAATGACTTTCATTATGGAGGAGCCCAAAGGTGGAGGGTTAAGTGCGTATGCGGGTATTGCCAGTCAGTTCGGTATTGATCTCGGGGGGATGAGCGGTGGTTCAGGTCTGTTCTCAGGTGATAATATTCTTGGTTTCCTGAAATCAAGGCTGATGGTGGAAAAAGCGTTGCTTTATCCTTTTGATTCGACCCATCCAAAGAAAAGTCTGGCCGACGAATATATTGAGGCATATAAATTGCATGATAAGTGGAGCTCAAAACCAGGACTGAAAGATATTCAGCTACCTGCTAATTCAGACCGGAAAAAATTTACTCCTGTCCAGGATAGTATCATGAATGTTCTTTATAACCAGCTGCTCAAAGAAAACCTTGATATTAGTAAACCGGATAAAAAAGTGAATATCATCAGTGCTAAATGTACTTCCAGAAGTGAATTGTTTTCATTGCTTTTTGTACAAGGCCTGGTTAGAGAAGCAATAGATTTCTATGTAACAACTCGTACGCAAAGGTCTAAAGCAACTGTTGACAGATTACAGGCAAAAGCAGACTCTGTTGAATTTTTATTGAACAGAAAAAGCTATGCAGCCGCTGCCCAGCAGGACTTAAACATGAACCCGGCAAGAAGAGTCGCTTCAGTTCCGACAGAAGTTTTTACCAGAGATAAAATGGTTCTACAAACCATATATGGTGAAGTAGTGAAGAATCTTGAAATGAGTAAAATGGCCATGTCCCAGGAAACTCCTATTATTCAGATTATAGATATTCCAAACCGACCACTTGAAAAAGTAAAAACCGGAAAAGCAAAATCACTGATAATTGGTGGTATAGTAGGCGCAATGCTGGCAATTGCTTTCCTGACTGTAAGGAGAATGTTACAGGAAATTATGAAATAG
- a CDS encoding SLBB domain-containing protein, protein MFKNLLLIQLFLFCFFSIQAQVPSFSKDQVKQIKIDNLSDDQIRQIVAEMKKNKLTMQDIDKYAEQKGIPEEEVAKLKDRIIQLGLDKELDGNGNGENTDSSSRDTGGRKVDGSTDTLKFDQRDRRKTEYERAEEKKEERKRRIFGFDLFSNKNLTFEPNLRIPTPPNYKLATDDEVLIDVYGYSEVQHRLKVTPDGYIRIPNLGPVYVNGLTMEEAKARITKQLGSIYAGIRTGNTSVQITLGNIRTIRVTLIGEVERPGTYSVPSLATVANLLYVSGGPDENGSLRNIQVIRNGVSISTFDLYDFLKSGDLSNNIVLQDQDIVKVNPYKTRVELIGQVKHPAIFEAKDNEHLQDILDYAGGFTDIAYRDIIHAYRINNNEREVLNIPLASVSTLSLKSGDKFVVDSIISRFTNRISISGAVFRPGEYAVDEHMTVLDLINKAGGTKETVALSRGLIRRLQSDYTPAYLNFDVAAVLNGTQVIPVQREDSVIIFSKFDLREKYKVRIEGEVNNPGYFKYADSMHLEDLILIAGGFKDAASIKRIEISRRVRSDDYEPSNTERAIVMHFDVNEDLSSNSAARNFVLEPFDEVIIRKSPTYSTQGSVSVDGEVVYPGNYVISKSTERISDIIKRTGGLRADAYAAGAVMLRKTFVNKSDSTLLSNKLEVFYSKMQDTSDVKKIKTTVSKQEQLLGINLDQILKSPGSKYDLFLEEGDIIKVPKKVQTVQIFGEVYFPKKVRFDNGITFKDYIRGAGGFTGQSLKRRSYIVYSNGEVKNTKKVFFFNRYPKVQPGSEIYIPAKREKRGLSGQEAIAIGSGVASIALILVTLLDRVK, encoded by the coding sequence ATGTTTAAGAATTTATTGCTAATCCAGCTGTTCCTATTTTGCTTTTTCAGTATTCAGGCGCAGGTTCCATCTTTTTCAAAAGACCAGGTTAAACAGATAAAAATAGATAACCTTTCAGATGATCAGATCAGACAGATCGTTGCGGAGATGAAAAAGAATAAACTGACGATGCAGGATATTGATAAATATGCTGAGCAGAAAGGAATCCCGGAAGAAGAAGTAGCCAAACTTAAAGACAGGATAATACAGCTAGGTCTGGATAAAGAACTGGATGGCAATGGTAACGGTGAAAATACAGACAGCAGTAGCAGGGATACAGGAGGAAGAAAAGTAGATGGCAGTACTGATACCCTGAAATTTGACCAGAGAGATAGAAGGAAAACCGAATATGAAAGAGCCGAGGAAAAGAAAGAGGAAAGAAAGCGACGAATATTTGGCTTTGATCTCTTTAGTAACAAAAATCTGACCTTTGAACCCAATCTCCGCATTCCAACTCCGCCCAATTATAAGTTAGCAACTGATGATGAAGTTTTAATTGATGTTTATGGATATTCCGAAGTTCAACATCGGTTGAAAGTTACACCTGACGGGTATATCCGTATCCCGAATCTTGGACCGGTATATGTCAACGGGCTGACCATGGAGGAGGCAAAGGCGCGTATTACCAAACAGCTGGGAAGTATTTACGCCGGAATTCGTACTGGCAATACATCTGTACAGATTACCCTTGGAAATATCCGGACCATTCGTGTGACATTGATTGGTGAAGTAGAACGCCCTGGTACCTATAGCGTGCCTTCCCTTGCTACTGTCGCCAATTTGTTATATGTCTCCGGTGGCCCTGACGAAAATGGTTCCCTCAGAAATATACAGGTGATCAGAAATGGTGTTAGCATAAGCACGTTCGACTTATATGATTTCCTGAAAAGTGGCGATCTTAGTAATAATATAGTGCTCCAGGATCAGGACATCGTTAAGGTGAACCCTTATAAAACCAGGGTAGAACTGATAGGACAAGTTAAACATCCTGCGATCTTTGAAGCAAAAGATAATGAACATCTGCAGGACATCCTGGACTATGCAGGCGGATTTACAGATATTGCTTACCGCGATATTATTCATGCCTACAGAATCAATAATAATGAACGCGAGGTATTGAATATTCCTTTGGCATCTGTTTCGACATTGAGCCTGAAATCCGGTGATAAATTTGTAGTTGACTCAATTATCTCCAGATTTACCAACCGTATCAGTATTTCAGGGGCAGTATTCAGACCGGGAGAATATGCTGTTGATGAGCATATGACGGTGTTGGACCTGATTAATAAAGCAGGTGGAACCAAAGAAACAGTAGCATTGTCTCGTGGATTGATCAGGCGTTTACAATCTGATTACACACCGGCTTATTTAAATTTTGATGTCGCTGCCGTATTAAACGGAACACAAGTAATTCCTGTCCAAAGGGAAGATAGTGTCATTATCTTTTCCAAATTCGATTTGCGTGAGAAATACAAAGTTAGAATTGAAGGAGAAGTTAATAATCCCGGTTATTTTAAATATGCAGACAGCATGCACCTGGAAGATCTGATCCTTATTGCGGGTGGATTTAAAGATGCAGCTTCCATTAAAAGAATTGAAATATCCAGAAGAGTAAGATCGGATGACTATGAACCTAGTAATACGGAACGTGCGATAGTTATGCACTTCGATGTAAATGAAGATCTGTCTTCCAACTCAGCGGCGAGAAATTTTGTATTGGAGCCATTTGATGAGGTTATTATCAGAAAAAGCCCGACTTATTCTACCCAGGGAAGTGTGAGTGTTGACGGAGAAGTTGTTTATCCGGGGAATTACGTTATCAGCAAGAGTACAGAGAGAATTTCAGATATCATCAAAAGAACCGGCGGGCTGAGAGCGGATGCATATGCTGCAGGAGCTGTGATGTTAAGAAAGACTTTTGTTAATAAATCTGACAGTACCTTGTTGTCGAATAAACTGGAAGTGTTCTACAGCAAAATGCAGGATACTTCAGATGTGAAGAAGATAAAAACAACCGTATCCAAACAGGAACAATTATTGGGTATCAATCTTGACCAGATATTGAAAAGCCCTGGATCAAAATATGATCTGTTCCTGGAAGAAGGGGATATTATTAAAGTACCGAAGAAAGTACAAACCGTACAGATCTTTGGTGAAGTATACTTCCCTAAAAAAGTACGTTTCGATAATGGAATTACTTTCAAAGACTACATCCGTGGTGCCGGTGGTTTTACCGGTCAGTCACTGAAAAGAAGGAGCTATATTGTTTACTCCAATGGAGAAGTAAAAAATACGAAGAAGGTCTTTTTCTTTAACAGGTATCCAAAAGTACAGCCTGGATCAGAAATATATATTCCGGCGAAGAGAGAGAAGCGAGGCCTTAGCGGGCAGGAAGCGATTGCAATTGGTAGTGGTGTAGCCTCTATAGCGCTGATTCTGGTTACATTATTAGACAGGGTTAAATAA
- a CDS encoding RNA polymerase sigma factor, whose protein sequence is MSSVEFNALLVGNIGFLKPFAFQLTKDRESAKDLFQETITRALVHQEKYLEGTNIKAWLFTIMRNIFINNYRKNTKFRIIYNPIITDLQKESTKDSVANMAESVIVSKDLHSKLQTLPEIFKQPFQLYLDGYKYIEIAAILQEPLGTIKSRIHFARKNLRVRINRN, encoded by the coding sequence ATGTCATCTGTTGAATTTAACGCGTTACTCGTCGGAAACATCGGATTCCTCAAACCATTTGCATTTCAACTGACGAAAGACCGGGAGTCAGCCAAAGACCTTTTCCAGGAAACAATAACAAGGGCATTGGTTCATCAGGAAAAATACCTGGAAGGCACAAATATCAAGGCCTGGCTATTTACTATAATGAGAAATATCTTCATTAACAATTACCGTAAAAACACCAAGTTCAGAATTATTTATAACCCGATCATTACTGACTTGCAAAAGGAGTCCACCAAAGATTCAGTGGCTAATATGGCAGAATCCGTAATTGTCTCAAAAGATCTTCACAGCAAGCTCCAGACCTTACCTGAAATTTTCAAACAGCCATTCCAGTTATATCTCGATGGTTATAAATACATAGAAATAGCTGCCATCCTTCAGGAACCGCTGGGCACGATCAAAAGCAGGATACACTTTGCACGCAAAAATCTCAGGGTAAGAATTAATCGGAACTAA
- a CDS encoding GDP-L-fucose synthase — protein sequence MNKNDKIYVAGSGGMVGSAIVRLLKSKGYENIVTRKSAELNLTDQLAVEAFFATEKPDYVFLAAAKVGGIGANNTYKGQFIYENLMIQSNVIHHAMLNNVKKLMFLGSSCIYPKLAPQPLKESYLLTGPLEPTNQPYAVAKIAGIEMCDSYRDQYGCDFISVMPTNLYGPNDNYDLNNSHVLPAMIRKIHEAKLKNVDHVQLWGTGTPLREFLHVDDMAAACLYLMEIYSEKGPINIGVGHDISIADLAHLIKDIIGYQGEIVFDSSKPDGTPRKLMDVAKLTSLGWSAQIKLEDGIRSVYANLDTLHWK from the coding sequence ATGAACAAAAACGATAAAATATATGTGGCTGGTTCAGGAGGCATGGTTGGCTCTGCGATAGTCAGGTTACTGAAAAGTAAAGGATATGAAAATATCGTTACCCGGAAATCTGCTGAGCTTAATTTGACAGACCAACTTGCTGTTGAGGCATTCTTTGCTACCGAAAAGCCGGATTATGTGTTTTTGGCAGCTGCTAAAGTAGGGGGAATCGGTGCAAACAATACTTACAAAGGCCAGTTCATTTATGAGAACCTGATGATTCAATCTAACGTTATTCATCATGCGATGCTGAATAACGTTAAAAAGCTGATGTTTCTGGGCTCATCCTGCATATACCCTAAGCTGGCTCCGCAGCCACTTAAAGAATCCTACCTGCTAACCGGGCCATTGGAACCTACTAATCAGCCTTATGCAGTAGCAAAAATCGCTGGTATTGAAATGTGTGATTCCTACAGAGATCAGTATGGATGCGATTTTATATCAGTAATGCCAACAAATCTGTATGGTCCTAATGATAATTATGATTTAAATAATTCTCATGTATTGCCTGCTATGATCAGGAAAATACATGAAGCAAAGTTGAAAAACGTTGACCATGTTCAATTATGGGGAACAGGCACACCTTTAAGGGAATTCCTGCATGTCGATGACATGGCAGCTGCCTGTCTTTACCTGATGGAGATTTACAGTGAAAAAGGTCCTATAAATATAGGTGTGGGGCATGATATTTCTATTGCTGATCTGGCGCATCTTATAAAAGATATTATTGGATACCAGGGTGAAATTGTTTTTGATTCATCAAAACCAGATGGAACACCAAGAAAGCTCATGGATGTAGCAAAATTAACGAGCCTTGGCTGGTCTGCCCAAATCAAACTCGAAGACGGTATCCGGTCTGTTTATGCCAATTTAGATACGCTTCATTGGAAGTAA
- the gmd gene encoding GDP-mannose 4,6-dehydratase yields MANKVALITGITGQDGAYLTELLLSKGYEVHGIKRRSSLFNTARIDHIYQDPHEKGIRLKLHYGDLTDSTNLIRIIQQVQPDEIYNLGAMSHVQVSFETPEYTADVDGVGTLRLLEAVRLLGLVEKTRIYQASTSELYGLVQEVPQSEKTPFYPRSPYAVAKLYGYWITVNYREAYNMFACNGILFNHESPLRGETFVTRKITRAAAKIRLGLQSQLYIGNLDAQRDWGHAKDYVEAMWLMLQQEKPQDFVIATGITTSVREFIRMAFSEAGIELEFEGTGVDEIGRVKSLKENFPHIKVGDVVVCVDARYFRPTEVDLLIGDPTKAQSVLGWKPKYSLPELVKEMVLADIQLFQREKVLLDAGYTVLNQFE; encoded by the coding sequence ATGGCGAATAAAGTTGCTTTAATTACCGGTATAACTGGTCAGGACGGTGCCTATTTAACAGAATTACTATTATCCAAGGGATATGAGGTCCATGGGATTAAGCGTCGTTCGTCTTTGTTCAATACTGCGAGAATCGATCATATATATCAGGATCCACATGAAAAGGGGATACGTTTAAAGCTCCATTACGGGGATTTGACAGATAGTACGAATCTTATCCGCATCATTCAGCAGGTACAGCCTGATGAAATTTATAATCTTGGCGCGATGAGCCATGTACAGGTGAGTTTTGAAACACCTGAGTATACGGCAGATGTTGACGGAGTAGGTACGTTGAGGTTATTAGAGGCGGTAAGGTTATTGGGGCTGGTTGAAAAGACCAGGATCTACCAGGCATCTACCTCCGAATTATATGGTTTGGTGCAGGAAGTACCTCAGTCTGAGAAAACACCGTTTTATCCACGATCTCCATATGCTGTTGCAAAGCTGTATGGTTACTGGATAACCGTTAATTACCGGGAGGCGTACAATATGTTTGCCTGCAATGGCATCCTGTTTAACCATGAAAGTCCGTTGAGAGGTGAAACCTTTGTGACGAGAAAGATAACCAGGGCTGCTGCGAAGATCAGATTAGGATTACAATCCCAGTTATATATAGGAAACCTGGATGCACAGCGCGACTGGGGTCATGCCAAGGATTATGTGGAGGCGATGTGGTTGATGCTGCAACAGGAAAAACCACAGGATTTCGTTATTGCCACCGGCATTACCACGAGCGTGAGAGAGTTTATCCGGATGGCATTTTCTGAAGCTGGCATTGAACTGGAATTTGAGGGAACTGGCGTAGATGAGATTGGAAGAGTGAAATCCCTTAAAGAGAATTTCCCGCATATTAAGGTAGGTGATGTAGTAGTATGTGTGGATGCCAGGTATTTCAGACCTACAGAGGTAGACCTCCTGATAGGAGACCCTACAAAAGCACAGTCTGTACTTGGCTGGAAGCCGAAATATTCCCTTCCTGAACTGGTAAAGGAGATGGTATTGGCAGATATTCAGTTGTTCCAGCGTGAGAAAGTATTATTGGATGCAGGATATACGGTATTAAATCAATTCGAATAG
- a CDS encoding DUF1972 domain-containing protein, whose protein sequence is MIKKKVAIIGTVGLPSKYGGFETLAEQLVRNLKFDFNFLVFCSAKSYPNRELKFEEADLEYIPLNANGVQSIPYDILSILKAIRKADTLLILGVSGVVVLPVLRLFSKKKMIVHLDGLEWRRDKWNWLAKKYLKFSEWIGVKYADNVIADNAGIRDYLTKEYNAESVLITYGGDHALTASNSSQESERYAFTVCRIEPENNIHKILEAFRQQGKMKLKIVGNWTVSEYAEKLRKDYGSFDNIELIDPIYDMEKLNSIRANCHIYVHGHSAGGTNPSLVEAMHLGLPVIAYDVVYNRESTLNDAIYFNDTEELVSRLNAVEDQVLNSLRLRMKDIADTHYTWAKITNQYKELLK, encoded by the coding sequence ATGATAAAGAAAAAGGTGGCTATCATCGGAACTGTTGGCCTTCCATCGAAGTATGGCGGTTTTGAAACATTGGCAGAGCAATTAGTCAGGAACCTGAAGTTTGATTTTAACTTTCTTGTGTTTTGTAGTGCTAAATCCTACCCGAATCGTGAGTTGAAGTTTGAAGAAGCCGATTTGGAGTATATTCCATTGAACGCGAATGGGGTACAGAGTATACCCTACGATATTTTATCTATCCTGAAGGCTATACGAAAAGCTGATACTTTGTTAATTCTGGGTGTTTCAGGTGTTGTAGTGCTTCCTGTTTTACGACTTTTTTCAAAGAAGAAAATGATCGTTCATCTTGACGGACTGGAATGGCGCCGGGATAAGTGGAATTGGCTGGCAAAAAAATACCTGAAATTTTCTGAGTGGATTGGTGTGAAATATGCAGATAATGTAATCGCTGATAATGCAGGTATACGGGATTATCTGACAAAAGAATATAATGCTGAAAGTGTATTAATTACTTATGGGGGTGACCATGCACTTACTGCGTCTAATAGTAGTCAGGAATCGGAGAGGTATGCCTTTACCGTTTGCCGGATTGAACCGGAGAATAATATTCATAAGATCCTGGAGGCTTTCCGTCAGCAAGGCAAGATGAAATTGAAGATAGTGGGGAACTGGACGGTAAGTGAATATGCCGAGAAACTGCGGAAAGACTATGGCAGTTTCGATAACATTGAGCTGATCGATCCGATTTATGACATGGAGAAACTGAATTCCATCCGGGCTAATTGTCATATCTATGTACATGGTCATTCTGCCGGAGGAACCAATCCATCGCTGGTGGAAGCAATGCATTTAGGCTTACCCGTTATAGCCTATGATGTTGTTTACAACAGGGAAAGCACATTGAACGATGCCATCTATTTTAATGATACGGAAGAATTGGTATCCCGGCTGAATGCGGTGGAAGACCAGGTGTTGAACAGCCTGCGTTTGCGCATGAAGGATATTGCAGATACGCATTATACCTGGGCTAAAATTACCAATCAATATAAAGAGTTATTAAAATAA
- a CDS encoding acyltransferase, whose protein sequence is MSAAKRFSALDSLRGISAILVLCLHIRVLNSITETTFIRNAFYFVEFFFVLSGFVMYYTYSQKPFNKLRFRNYLIGRFFRLYPLHFVMLVVTVLIEFFKLYIASKGYDVQTPGFIDKADPAYLIPTVLLLQGWMNNVPSGAFNIVAWSLSIEFYVNVFMGLLLFKSTSTRTIIFMLLTAIPVALLCTGNHLLKNEVYRGVAYFFAGCMTYQVYARTQHLKRNPTLFSIIEICLVLAMYFMVTYLPENNFKSPILAMLFALSVWTFAGETGIISRLLNIKPLLTAGKLSFSIYLIHIKLWFCFTALTLIIARITHFNITANMVINKELVRIIPTSNMLTGNLALLLFVLFTAAVASFTYKVVEVRWIEKGKRFRIKEPAPAPQPVTTT, encoded by the coding sequence ATGTCAGCCGCCAAGAGATTTTCCGCTTTAGACAGCCTCCGAGGAATAAGCGCCATTCTCGTACTCTGCCTGCACATACGCGTGTTAAACAGCATCACCGAAACAACGTTTATCCGGAATGCATTCTACTTCGTAGAATTCTTCTTCGTATTAAGCGGCTTCGTGATGTACTATACCTATAGCCAAAAACCATTTAATAAACTCAGGTTTAGAAACTATCTCATCGGTCGGTTTTTCCGACTCTATCCGCTTCATTTTGTTATGCTGGTAGTTACCGTCCTGATTGAGTTCTTCAAACTCTACATCGCCAGCAAAGGCTACGATGTACAAACGCCCGGCTTCATTGACAAAGCCGATCCCGCCTACCTGATACCGACGGTCCTGCTGCTCCAGGGATGGATGAACAATGTACCTTCCGGCGCCTTCAACATAGTAGCATGGAGCCTCAGCATAGAATTTTATGTAAACGTATTCATGGGACTGCTCCTGTTCAAATCCACCAGCACCAGGACAATCATATTTATGTTACTTACCGCCATACCAGTAGCACTCCTCTGCACCGGCAACCATCTCCTGAAAAATGAGGTATACCGCGGCGTTGCCTATTTCTTCGCCGGTTGCATGACCTACCAGGTCTATGCCCGCACTCAGCACCTGAAAAGAAACCCAACACTATTCTCCATCATTGAGATATGCCTGGTACTGGCCATGTATTTCATGGTTACCTATCTTCCTGAAAATAATTTCAAAAGCCCGATACTGGCTATGCTGTTTGCCTTGTCTGTATGGACTTTCGCAGGTGAAACCGGTATTATCTCCCGCCTGTTAAACATCAAACCACTATTAACTGCGGGTAAGTTATCCTTCTCCATCTACCTGATACATATTAAACTATGGTTCTGTTTTACTGCGCTCACATTGATTATTGCCAGGATTACACATTTCAATATCACGGCCAATATGGTCATAAATAAAGAGCTCGTCAGGATTATCCCAACGAGCAATATGTTAACAGGAAATTTAGCGCTGCTGTTATTTGTATTATTTACTGCTGCTGTTGCCAGCTTTACCTATAAGGTGGTAGAAGTCAGATGGATAGAGAAGGGAAAGCGGTTCCGTATAAAAGAGCCGGCACCTGCTCCACAACCCGTAACCACGACCTGA